The genomic interval GGCCACCGGTTCTGCGGCTACGACCGCGCCACCACCGGGAACAGCGACAAGGTCCCGGGGCCGCGGGACGGCAAGACGACCGTGACCGACCTGCACCGCCTGCTCCAGGCGGCCCCAGATCGAGCCGCCGAAAACCTGCTCGGCGCCTCCTTCGATGAAAGGCCATGACGCGGGAAACCGCACCGGCGGGTGCGTCAGGCGGGCAGCAGCTCGGCGAGCGCGGCCGGCTGGGCCATGTAGGCCGGCGGCTCGACGCCCAGGGCCCGCAGGACGGCCGGCGCGACCTCGAGCACGGAGACCTCGAACGGAACTGCTCGACCAACTTGTCCTCGACGACCAGGTTGAACTGGGGCAGCATGGCCGGTCGGCGCTGCCAGGTGTCCTCGTCGGGCAGGCCCATGGCCTCGAAGAAGCGGGTCGGCTGGGTGAGGTAGAGCTGGGTCTCCAGGCCCTCGGCCATGGTCGCCCGCTGCCCCATGGTCGACGCGATCCACAGCTGCGAACCGGGGTTGGCCTCGACCTGGCGCGCGACGCGCTCGACCAAGTCCGCGGCCTGGCCGGTGGCCCACATGACCTCGTCGTGGAACGTCTCGACCCAGTCCTGGCCCAGCCCGAGCTGCTCGTAGTCGTCCGGGCGGTGGGCCGCCCAGTGGCGGTGCATGGCGGATGCGACATGGTTGGTGAAGAACGTGCTGAACCGCGGGCGGGACCGCCGCAGCTGGCGGGCGAAGATGGAAGGCGACCAGCTCCGGCGGGTGCGCCACCGGCTCGGACGCGAACGCGTCGGGCAGGGAGAACGCGTAGGAGCCGAGGTCGTCCGGGGCCGGGTAGGTGTGGAGCGAGGCGCACACCCCCACGCTGACGCCGGCGTCCCGCAGCAGCGACCAGATCGGGGGGAACCGCTCGAACCCGGGCAGGCGGCCGCGTCGCCATGCCCGCACGACCGGCCCGGTCCCGGCCGGCCGCCTGCCCGCCCCTGGGCCGAGCAGCCCGAGCAGCAGCACGGCCGCACCCACCCCCCAACCGTCGCCGAACCAGGCGCATGGGGTCTCCACCTCGGCCGCCCCGGTTGCCGCGACAATAGCCGCTCACGACGAAAGGAGACAGCCTTGGACCAGCGGCTGAGCCTCATCACCCTCGGCGTCGGCGACGTCTCCCGGGCGCAGGCCTTCTACGAGGCGCTCGGCTGGCACCTGGACGGGGGCGTCGACGACGACACCGACCACGTCGCCTTCTTCCAGGCCCCCGGCCTGATCGTCGCCCTGTGGGACCGGGGCAAGCTCGCCGCCGACAGCGGCGTCACCGACACCGGCGGCTGGGGCGGCGTCACGCTCGCCTACAACGTCCGCTCCCCCCAGGAGGCCGACGCCGTCCTCGCCGAAGCCCAGGCCGCCGGCGCCACCATCGCCCGCCCCGGCGCCAGCACGTTCTGGGGCGGCTACTCCGGCGTCTTCATCGACCCCGACGGCCACCCCTGGGAGGTCGCCCACAACCCCGCCTGGACCGTCCATGACGACGGCCGGACAACGCTCGAATGAGGGCCACGGCCAGGCCCGCGACCCGATCCCCCTGTTCGGCCTGCTTCCAGGCTCGCTACCGTCAGGGGAGGTCGACCGCCTCCTCGGGGACGTGGCCGCGGCGGAGGACGCCTCCCAGCAGGCCGGCCGCCGGGGTGTGGGCCCGCACGGCCGCGCCGTCGGCCTCGACCTCGACCCCGGCGCCCTGGCCATCGCCCGCCAGGCGGCGGAGCGGTCAGATCACGTCCCGCCTCGTCAGGAGGGTGAAGGCCAGCCAGCCCGGGAGCACCGGCAGCCAGAACGTGGCCACCCGGTAGATCAGCACGGCCGGGACGGCCAGCTCGTTGGGGACACCCGTGGCCGTCAGGCCGGCGATCAGGGCGGCCTCGACGGCGCCGACCCCGCCCGGCGTCGGGGCGGCGGAGGCCACGGCGGTGCCGGCGAGGTAGACCGCCCCGGCGACGGCGACGCTGACCGGATAGCCGAAGGCCCGGACCGACGCGAACAGCGCGACGATGTAGGCCAGGTCCATGAGGAGCGCGCCGACGAACGACAGCGACAGCCGGGCCGGGTCTCGCAGGGCCTCGCGCAGCTCGAGAACCG from Actinomycetota bacterium carries:
- a CDS encoding VOC family protein translates to MDQRLSLITLGVGDVSRAQAFYEALGWHLDGGVDDDTDHVAFFQAPGLIVALWDRGKLAADSGVTDTGGWGGVTLAYNVRSPQEADAVLAEAQAAGATIARPGASTFWGGYSGVFIDPDGHPWEVAHNPAWTVHDDGRTTLE